The Achromobacter pestifer genome includes a region encoding these proteins:
- the aceA gene encoding isocitrate lyase, which translates to MSNRETEIRNLQKDWAENARWQGIKRDYSAEDVIRLRGSIGVEHTLARRGATRLWELLHSEPFVNSLGALTGNQAMQQVKAGLKAIYLSGWQVAGDANLAGEMYPDQSLYPANSVPQVVRRINNSLSRCDQVQWMEGKNPGDEGYIDFFAPIVADAEAGFGGVLNAFELMKAMIDAGASGVHFEDQLASVKKCGHMGGKVLVPTREAVAKLVSARLAADTMGTPTVLLARTDADAADLVTSDVDENDRPFITGERTVEGFFRTKAGIDQAISRGLAYAPYADLIWCETSTPNLEYARKFAEAIHRQFPGKLLAYNCSPSFNWKKNLDDGTIAKFQRELGAMGYKFQFITLAGFHALNYGMFELAHGYARRQMSAFVELQQKEFAAAEIGFTAVKHQREVGTGYFDAVTQTIEGGQSSTTALTGSTEEAQFEHGKEQKVA; encoded by the coding sequence ATGAGCAACCGCGAAACCGAAATCCGCAATCTGCAGAAGGACTGGGCCGAAAACGCCCGTTGGCAAGGCATCAAGCGCGACTACAGCGCCGAAGACGTCATCCGCCTGCGCGGCTCCATCGGCGTGGAACACACGCTGGCGCGCCGCGGCGCCACCCGCCTGTGGGAACTGCTGCATAGCGAGCCTTTCGTGAATTCGCTGGGCGCCCTGACCGGCAACCAGGCCATGCAGCAGGTCAAGGCCGGCCTGAAGGCCATCTACCTGTCGGGCTGGCAGGTCGCCGGCGACGCCAACCTGGCCGGCGAGATGTACCCCGACCAGTCGCTGTACCCCGCCAATTCGGTGCCGCAGGTGGTTCGCCGCATCAACAATTCGCTGAGCCGCTGCGACCAGGTCCAGTGGATGGAAGGCAAGAACCCGGGCGACGAAGGCTACATCGACTTCTTCGCGCCCATCGTGGCGGACGCCGAGGCGGGCTTCGGCGGCGTGCTGAATGCGTTCGAACTGATGAAGGCCATGATCGACGCCGGCGCGTCGGGCGTGCACTTTGAAGACCAGCTGGCTTCGGTGAAGAAGTGCGGCCACATGGGCGGCAAGGTGCTGGTCCCGACCCGCGAAGCCGTCGCCAAGCTGGTGTCGGCCCGCCTGGCCGCCGACACGATGGGCACGCCCACCGTGCTGCTGGCCCGCACCGATGCCGACGCGGCCGACCTGGTGACCAGCGACGTCGACGAGAACGACCGTCCCTTCATCACCGGCGAGCGCACCGTCGAAGGCTTCTTCCGCACCAAGGCCGGCATCGACCAGGCCATCTCGCGCGGCCTGGCCTATGCGCCCTATGCCGACCTGATCTGGTGCGAAACGTCCACGCCCAACCTGGAATACGCCCGCAAATTCGCCGAGGCCATCCACCGCCAGTTCCCGGGCAAGCTGCTGGCTTACAACTGCTCGCCCTCGTTCAACTGGAAGAAGAACCTGGATGACGGCACCATCGCCAAGTTCCAGCGCGAGCTGGGCGCCATGGGCTACAAGTTCCAGTTCATCACGCTGGCCGGCTTCCACGCGCTGAACTACGGCATGTTCGAGCTGGCCCACGGCTACGCCCGCCGCCAGATGAGCGCCTTCGTCGAGCTGCAGCAGAAGGAGTTCGCCGCCGCTGAAATCGGCTTCACCGCCGTGAAGCACCAGCGCGAAGTCGGCACCGGCTACTTCGACGCCGTGACGCAGACCATCGAAGGCGGCCAGTCCTCGACCACCGCGCTGACCGGTTCGACCGAAGAAGCCCAGTTCGAACACGGCAAGGAACAGAAGGTCGCGTAA
- a CDS encoding MFS transporter, translating to MNTAANTLALDAAARRRDWKIILLIGVAHASSHFFQLVLPSLYVSLGNEFGLDFARLGLLVSTFYVVSGIGQASSGFVVDRIGARPVLWFGLTCFVLSGVLIGSANGYAMLVAAAVVGGIGNSVFHPADYSIINHRISALRLGHAFSTHGLTGNLGWALTPVFMTSITLLADWRVAAYSAAGLVALVLLLTVLGRDLLGGPSPLEGHADAEAGKLAAKPAAKPQESVLTTLSTLLSKPALWGAFLFFACTSIALSSVQNYTIPLLGQLYDLSKVAASSALSGYMVASAVGMAAGGFLVSANPRTERTVMVALILAGLTLVVLALGLVPAVLAAPVVALAGFCSGVAAPSRDMLIRRVTPKGSTGSVYGLVYSGMDVGSALGPLAFGLLLDAGLRQGPWVGAGVAFAAAAFLAQWIAVQARRAEPAAAASAAARS from the coding sequence ATGAACACCGCTGCGAATACCCTGGCCCTGGACGCCGCCGCCCGCCGGCGCGACTGGAAGATCATCCTGCTGATCGGGGTGGCCCACGCGTCCTCCCACTTCTTCCAACTGGTCCTGCCCTCGCTCTACGTCTCGCTGGGCAACGAGTTCGGCCTGGACTTCGCCCGCCTGGGGCTGCTGGTGTCCACGTTCTACGTGGTGTCCGGCATCGGCCAGGCGTCCTCGGGCTTCGTGGTGGACCGGATCGGCGCGCGGCCGGTGCTGTGGTTCGGGCTGACGTGCTTCGTGCTGTCCGGCGTGCTGATCGGGTCGGCCAACGGCTACGCCATGCTGGTGGCGGCGGCGGTGGTGGGCGGCATCGGCAATTCCGTTTTCCACCCGGCCGACTATTCCATCATCAACCATCGCATTTCCGCGCTGCGCCTGGGGCATGCTTTTTCCACGCACGGACTGACGGGCAACCTGGGCTGGGCGCTGACGCCCGTGTTCATGACCAGCATCACGCTGCTGGCGGACTGGCGCGTGGCGGCCTATAGCGCGGCCGGGTTGGTGGCGCTGGTCCTGCTGCTGACGGTGTTGGGACGCGACCTGCTGGGCGGTCCGTCGCCGCTGGAGGGCCATGCGGACGCGGAAGCCGGCAAGCTTGCCGCCAAGCCCGCGGCCAAGCCGCAGGAAAGCGTGCTGACCACGCTGTCCACGCTCTTGTCCAAGCCAGCGCTGTGGGGCGCGTTCCTGTTCTTCGCCTGCACCTCCATCGCGCTGTCGTCGGTGCAGAACTACACCATTCCCTTGCTGGGCCAACTGTACGACCTGTCCAAGGTCGCCGCCAGCTCGGCGCTGTCCGGCTACATGGTGGCTTCGGCCGTGGGCATGGCCGCGGGCGGTTTCCTGGTGTCGGCCAATCCGCGTACCGAACGCACCGTGATGGTGGCGCTGATCCTGGCGGGCCTGACGCTGGTGGTGCTGGCGCTGGGCCTGGTGCCGGCCGTGCTGGCCGCGCCGGTGGTGGCGCTGGCGGGCTTCTGCTCCGGCGTCGCGGCGCCGTCGCGCGACATGCTGATCCGCCGCGTCACGCCCAAGGGCTCCACCGGATCGGTCTACGGACTGGTGTACTCCGGCATGGATGTGGGCTCGGCCCTGGGACCGCTGGCCTTTGGCCTGCTGCTGGACGCTGGTCTGCGGCAGGGCCCCTGGGTGGGTGCGGGCGTCGCGTTCGCCGCCGCCGCTTTCCTGGCGCAGTGGATCGCGGTGCAGGCGCGGCGCGCGGAACCCGCGGCGGCCGCATCGGCCGCCGCACGTTCCTGA
- a CDS encoding cytochrome-c peroxidase produces MRRASALLAAGVALGGWIGLAHAASQEPIQPVEPAVIKEPAKVELGKKLFFDPRLSRSGAISCNSCHNLGMGGADNLKASIGHKWQQGSINSPTVLNSSLNIAQFWDGRAKDLREQAGGPIANPMEMASTHELAVQVLNSIPGYRAEFKQVFGKEDIGIDEVTGALAAFEETLVTPNSRFDQWLRGDQKALTVRELAGYELFKNSGCVACHNGVAVGGNSFQKMGLVTPYVTENKAEGRAGVTGKDADRFNFKVPTLRNVALTYPYFHDGEAATLTQAVDVMGRLQLGRTFTPDENAQIVAFLQTLTGDQPAIQYPVLPPSADDTPRPEPFVK; encoded by the coding sequence ATGAGAAGGGCAAGCGCGTTGCTGGCGGCAGGAGTCGCCTTGGGCGGTTGGATCGGTCTGGCCCATGCGGCCTCGCAGGAACCGATACAGCCGGTGGAGCCGGCGGTCATCAAGGAGCCGGCCAAGGTCGAGCTGGGCAAGAAGCTCTTCTTCGACCCGCGCTTGTCCCGCTCAGGCGCGATTTCCTGTAATTCCTGCCATAACCTGGGCATGGGCGGCGCGGACAATCTCAAGGCGTCGATCGGCCACAAGTGGCAGCAGGGCTCGATCAACTCGCCGACGGTGCTCAATTCCAGCCTGAACATCGCCCAGTTCTGGGATGGCCGCGCCAAGGACCTGCGCGAGCAGGCGGGCGGCCCCATCGCCAATCCCATGGAGATGGCGTCCACCCATGAGCTGGCGGTGCAGGTGCTGAATTCGATTCCCGGCTACCGGGCGGAATTCAAGCAGGTCTTCGGCAAGGAAGACATCGGCATCGACGAGGTCACCGGCGCCCTGGCCGCGTTCGAGGAAACGCTGGTGACGCCCAATTCGCGCTTCGACCAGTGGCTGCGCGGCGACCAGAAGGCGCTGACCGTGCGCGAGCTGGCGGGCTATGAGCTGTTCAAGAACAGCGGCTGCGTGGCCTGCCACAACGGCGTGGCGGTGGGCGGCAATTCGTTCCAGAAGATGGGCCTGGTCACGCCCTACGTCACCGAGAACAAGGCCGAGGGCCGCGCGGGGGTGACGGGCAAGGACGCCGACCGCTTCAACTTCAAGGTGCCGACGCTGCGCAACGTGGCGCTGACCTATCCGTACTTCCACGACGGGGAGGCGGCCACGCTGACGCAGGCGGTGGATGTGATGGGCCGGCTGCAGCTGGGCCGGACCTTCACGCCGGATGAGAACGCGCAGATCGTGGCGTTCCTGCAGACTCTGACGGGCGATCAGCCGGCGATCCAGTACCCGGTGCTGCCGCCGTCGGCGGACGACACGCCGCGGCCCGAGCCCTTCGTGAAATAA
- the queF gene encoding NADPH-dependent 7-cyano-7-deazaguanine reductase QueF (Catalyzes the NADPH-dependent reduction of 7-cyano-7-deazaguanine (preQ0) to 7-aminomethyl-7-deazaguanine (preQ1) in queuosine biosynthesis), with amino-acid sequence MTLSHGPLGQSVAYASQYDPSLLFPIARSHNRAALNLEAGKLPFTGVDLWNAYELSWLDAKGKPRVAMATFSVPADSPNIIESKSFKLYLNSFNQTRLVNSAALRGRLERDLSAAAGAPVGLDFFLPQRFSELQMGEMDGIYIDKLDIEIDTYEPAPEVLRTRAGDVVEETLASRLLKSNCPVTGQPDWASVQIRYRGAPIDRESLLRYVVSFRQHAEFHEHCVERIFSDVMQACRPEQLTVYARYTRRGGLDINPWRSNFEAGPPADVRTVRQ; translated from the coding sequence ATGACGCTGTCCCACGGCCCGCTGGGCCAGAGCGTGGCCTACGCCTCGCAATACGACCCCTCGCTGCTCTTCCCCATCGCGCGTTCGCACAACCGCGCGGCGCTGAACCTGGAAGCCGGCAAGCTGCCCTTCACCGGCGTGGACCTGTGGAACGCCTATGAGCTGTCCTGGCTGGACGCCAAAGGCAAGCCGCGCGTGGCCATGGCAACCTTCTCGGTGCCGGCCGACAGCCCCAACATCATCGAGTCCAAGTCCTTCAAGCTTTACCTGAACTCGTTCAACCAGACCCGCCTGGTCAATTCGGCCGCCCTGCGCGGCCGCCTGGAGCGCGACCTGAGCGCCGCCGCCGGCGCGCCGGTGGGGCTGGATTTCTTCCTGCCGCAGCGCTTCTCCGAGTTGCAGATGGGAGAAATGGACGGCATCTATATAGACAAGCTGGACATCGAGATCGACACCTACGAACCCGCGCCCGAAGTGCTGCGCACCCGCGCGGGCGACGTGGTCGAGGAGACGCTGGCTTCGCGCCTGTTGAAATCGAACTGCCCCGTGACGGGCCAGCCCGACTGGGCCAGCGTGCAGATCCGTTACCGCGGCGCGCCCATAGACCGCGAATCGCTGCTGCGCTACGTGGTTTCGTTCCGCCAGCACGCCGAATTCCACGAGCATTGCGTTGAGCGCATCTTCAGCGACGTCATGCAGGCCTGCCGCCCCGAACAACTGACGGTCTACGCGCGCTATACGCGCCGCGGCGGGCTGGACATCAACCCCTGGCGCAGCAACTTCGAGGCGGGCCCGCCAGCGGACGTGCGCACCGTCCGCCAGTAG
- the pgsA gene encoding CDP-diacylglycerol--glycerol-3-phosphate 3-phosphatidyltransferase — MPINVPIILTWLRIAMIPLVVGLFYVPESWMSVPVRDTIAAWAFIIAALTDWFDGWLARRWNQTSAFGAFLDPVADKLMVCAALIVLLDLSRVDAFIALIIIGREITISALREWMAKIGASASVAVHRLGKFKTAAQMVAIPCLLYNQPVYGVSTKLLGDVLIIVAAVLTVWSMLYYLQRAWPAIREKAL, encoded by the coding sequence ATGCCAATTAATGTACCCATTATCCTGACATGGCTGCGCATCGCCATGATTCCGCTGGTGGTCGGGCTGTTCTATGTGCCCGAAAGCTGGATGTCCGTTCCCGTGCGCGACACCATTGCTGCCTGGGCCTTCATCATCGCGGCCCTGACCGACTGGTTCGACGGCTGGCTGGCGCGTCGCTGGAATCAGACCTCGGCGTTCGGCGCCTTCCTGGATCCCGTTGCCGACAAGCTGATGGTTTGCGCCGCACTGATCGTCCTGCTGGACCTCAGCCGCGTCGACGCTTTCATCGCGCTGATCATTATCGGCCGTGAAATCACGATTTCCGCCCTGCGCGAATGGATGGCCAAGATCGGCGCCAGCGCCAGCGTGGCGGTGCACCGGCTGGGCAAGTTCAAGACGGCCGCGCAGATGGTGGCGATTCCGTGCCTGCTGTACAACCAGCCGGTTTACGGCGTCAGCACCAAGCTGCTGGGCGATGTGCTGATCATCGTGGCGGCGGTGCTGACGGTGTGGTCGATGCTGTATTACCTGCAGCGCGCCTGGCCCGCCATCCGCGAAAAGGCCCTGTAG